The proteins below are encoded in one region of Limnochorda pilosa:
- the ffh gene encoding signal recognition particle protein, translated as MAFERLSERLQAVFRQLSGRGKLGERDVDEALREVRRALLEADVHFRVVKEVLERIRARAVGEEVLSSLTPAQQVIRIVRDELTELMGGANQGIAFAPQPPTVILLCGLQGSGKTTTAAKLAFRLKQQGRRPHLVAGDLYRPAAVEQLQVLARQVGVPCHTGGPQAAGDAVEAAAQGVAAATEQGADAVLVDTAGRLQVDAEMMEELRRTRDRVKPHEVLLVLDAMTGQEALNVARAFQEEMELTGLVLTKTDGDARGGAALSARAVTGRPIKFVGTGERVEQLEPFHPDRMASRILGMGDVLTLIERAESAMDQKEAQRLTERIREAHFTLEDFLEQLRQVRKMGPMDEILGMLPGLPGGAGSLKGLQVDERELGRVEAIIQSMTPQERRNPQIIDGSRRRRIARGSGTQVQDVNRLLKQFEQTRTLLRQVAGAPLGAGRKASGGKAARGLGRLFRGRR; from the coding sequence GTGGCCTTCGAACGTCTGAGTGAGCGACTGCAAGCGGTCTTCCGGCAGCTCTCCGGACGCGGGAAGCTGGGCGAGCGCGACGTGGACGAGGCCCTGCGCGAGGTGCGCCGGGCGCTCTTGGAGGCCGACGTCCACTTCCGGGTGGTGAAGGAGGTCCTCGAGCGGATCCGGGCCCGCGCGGTGGGCGAGGAGGTGCTCTCCAGCCTCACGCCGGCCCAGCAGGTGATCCGCATCGTGCGGGACGAGCTCACCGAGCTCATGGGGGGCGCCAACCAGGGGATCGCCTTCGCGCCCCAGCCGCCCACGGTGATTCTCCTCTGCGGCCTCCAGGGTTCGGGCAAGACCACCACCGCGGCCAAGCTGGCCTTCCGGCTCAAGCAGCAGGGTCGCCGACCCCACCTGGTGGCCGGCGACCTCTACCGGCCGGCGGCCGTGGAGCAGCTGCAGGTGCTGGCCCGGCAGGTGGGCGTGCCCTGCCACACCGGGGGCCCTCAGGCCGCGGGCGACGCGGTGGAGGCGGCGGCCCAGGGTGTGGCGGCCGCCACGGAACAAGGTGCCGACGCTGTCCTGGTGGACACCGCCGGCCGCCTCCAGGTGGACGCGGAGATGATGGAGGAGCTGCGGCGCACCCGGGACCGGGTGAAGCCCCACGAGGTGCTGCTGGTCCTGGACGCGATGACGGGCCAGGAGGCCCTGAACGTGGCCCGGGCTTTCCAGGAGGAGATGGAGCTGACCGGGCTCGTCCTCACCAAGACCGACGGGGACGCCCGGGGCGGCGCCGCCCTCTCGGCCCGGGCCGTGACCGGGCGACCCATCAAGTTCGTGGGCACCGGCGAGCGGGTGGAGCAGCTCGAACCCTTCCACCCGGACCGGATGGCCTCGCGGATCCTGGGCATGGGCGACGTGCTCACCCTCATCGAGCGGGCCGAGTCGGCCATGGACCAGAAGGAGGCGCAGCGGCTCACCGAGCGGATCCGGGAGGCCCACTTCACCTTGGAGGACTTCCTGGAGCAGCTTCGCCAGGTGCGGAAGATGGGCCCCATGGACGAGATCCTGGGGATGCTGCCCGGGCTGCCGGGCGGGGCGGGGAGCCTGAAGGGCCTCCAGGTGGACGAGCGGGAGCTGGGGCGGGTCGAGGCGATCATCCAGTCCATGACCCCCCAGGAACGGCGGAATCCCCAAATCATCGACGGTTCCCGGCGCCGGCGGATCGCGCGGGGCAGCGGCACCCAGGTCCAGGACGTGAACCGGTTGCTGAAGCAGTTCGAGCAAACCCGCACCCTGCTCCGGCAGGTGGCGGGTGCCCCTTTGGGCGCGGGTCGCAAGGCCTCGGGGGGCAAGGCGGCCAGGGGGTTGGGGCGCCTCTTCCGGGGCAGGCGGTAG
- the rpsP gene encoding 30S ribosomal protein S16 yields MAVRIRLKRMGARHQPYYRLVVADSRAARDGRFIESFGTYNPISDSSEIQVDEEKALLWLGRGALPSESARRILERAGVWEKFESARRQKEA; encoded by the coding sequence GTGGCGGTGCGCATTCGCCTGAAGCGGATGGGAGCCAGGCACCAGCCGTACTACCGGCTGGTGGTGGCCGACTCGCGGGCGGCGCGGGACGGGCGTTTCATCGAGAGCTTCGGGACCTACAACCCGATCTCGGACTCGAGCGAGATCCAGGTGGACGAGGAGAAGGCCCTGCTCTGGCTCGGACGGGGTGCCCTGCCGTCCGAGAGCGCACGCCGGATCCTGGAACGGGCCGGCGTGTGGGAGAAGTTCGAGTCCGCCCGCAGGCAGAAAGAGGCCTAG
- a CDS encoding KH domain-containing protein — MVRWIAGHLVDHPDEVTVSVVRGEPAKTPITVLELRVHPEDMGQVIGKQGRVAKAIRTVLKAASGRAGREVRLEIVE, encoded by the coding sequence ATGGTCCGATGGATCGCGGGGCACCTGGTGGACCACCCCGACGAGGTCACGGTGAGCGTGGTGCGGGGCGAGCCGGCCAAGACGCCCATCACGGTCCTGGAGCTGCGGGTTCACCCCGAGGACATGGGCCAGGTGATCGGCAAGCAGGGGCGCGTGGCCAAGGCGATCCGCACGGTGCTCAAGGCCGCATCGGGGCGGGCAGGGCGGGAGGTCCGCCTGGAGATCGTGGAGTAG
- the rimM gene encoding ribosome maturation factor RimM (Essential for efficient processing of 16S rRNA) encodes MGRVLGPWGVAGWVRVEPLTDRPERFLRLEQVRFRPAAGRPLRSVRVRDVQVQGIQVRLAFSGVETREEALELANGLLQVPAAEAEPLPEGRYYRFQLLGLEVWTVPEGRRLGRVVEVLETGANDVLVVQREEGGEVLLPALRQVVRRVDLDAGRLEAELLPGLEEATGRADARRRDHPLP; translated from the coding sequence GTGGGCCGGGTGCTGGGCCCCTGGGGCGTCGCAGGCTGGGTACGGGTGGAACCGCTCACCGACCGCCCCGAGCGCTTCCTGCGCCTGGAGCAGGTCCGCTTCCGGCCGGCGGCCGGGCGGCCGCTGCGCTCGGTGCGGGTGCGGGACGTCCAGGTGCAGGGGATCCAGGTGCGGCTGGCCTTCTCCGGGGTGGAGACCCGGGAGGAGGCCCTGGAGCTGGCCAACGGCCTCCTCCAGGTTCCCGCCGCCGAGGCGGAGCCCCTGCCCGAAGGCCGCTACTACCGGTTCCAGCTCCTGGGTCTGGAGGTCTGGACCGTTCCTGAAGGACGCAGGCTGGGGCGGGTGGTGGAGGTCCTGGAGACGGGCGCCAACGACGTCCTCGTGGTGCAGCGGGAGGAGGGCGGGGAGGTCCTGCTCCCAGCCCTTCGCCAGGTGGTGCGGCGGGTGGACCTGGACGCAGGGCGCCTGGAGGCGGAGCTGCTCCCGGGGTTGGAGGAGGCGACGGGGCGAGCCGATGCGCGTCGACGTGATCACCCTCTTCCCTGA
- the trmD gene encoding tRNA (guanosine(37)-N1)-methyltransferase TrmD, with amino-acid sequence MRVDVITLFPEFFTGPLDVGMMQRAREKGLLDVRLWQLRAFTHDRHQTVDDTPYGGGAGMVMKPEPLVEALEAVRADGPRARAILLTPQGQVLTQERVRRLAREERLILVCGRYEGVDERVRAFVDEELSVGDYVLTGGEYGALVVIDAVTRLVPGVLGSEASPEEESFSEGLLEYPQYTRPPVFRGMEVPQVLTTGNHGEIARWRRREAIRRTLERRPDLLPAASLSREDEVWLSELRKRWPGGGDPPEA; translated from the coding sequence ATGCGCGTCGACGTGATCACCCTCTTCCCTGAGTTCTTCACCGGCCCGCTGGACGTGGGCATGATGCAGCGGGCGCGGGAGAAGGGCCTCCTGGACGTGAGGCTCTGGCAGCTCCGGGCCTTCACCCACGACCGGCACCAGACGGTGGACGACACGCCCTACGGGGGCGGCGCCGGCATGGTGATGAAGCCGGAGCCGCTGGTGGAGGCCCTGGAGGCGGTGCGGGCCGACGGGCCCCGGGCCCGGGCGATCCTCCTGACCCCCCAGGGCCAGGTGCTCACCCAGGAGCGGGTGCGGCGGCTTGCCCGGGAAGAGCGGCTGATCCTGGTCTGCGGCCGCTACGAGGGCGTGGACGAGCGGGTGCGGGCCTTCGTGGACGAGGAGCTCTCGGTGGGCGACTACGTGCTCACCGGCGGCGAGTACGGTGCCCTGGTGGTGATCGACGCGGTGACGCGGCTGGTTCCGGGCGTGCTGGGAAGCGAGGCGTCCCCCGAGGAAGAGTCCTTCAGCGAGGGGCTCCTGGAGTACCCTCAGTACACGCGGCCGCCCGTCTTCCGGGGGATGGAGGTTCCGCAGGTGCTCACCACGGGCAACCACGGGGAGATCGCCCGGTGGCGGCGGCGGGAGGCGATCCGCCGGACGCTGGAGCGCCGCCCGGACCTGCTGCCGGCGGCGAGCCTGTCCCGCGAGGACGAGGTTTGGTTGAGCGAGCTGCGCAAGCGGTGGCCCGGCGGCGGCGATCCGCCGGAAGCGTGA
- the rplS gene encoding 50S ribosomal protein L19, which translates to MDRIKEIEKAQMRADLPDVQPGDTVRVSLRVVEGERRRTQVFEGVVLARSGSGLTESVTVRKVSQGVGVERVFPLHSPSIERIDVVRHGQVRRAKLYYLRELRGKAARLKERR; encoded by the coding sequence ATGGACCGGATCAAGGAGATCGAGAAGGCCCAGATGCGGGCGGACCTGCCCGACGTCCAGCCCGGGGACACGGTGCGGGTGTCCTTGCGGGTGGTGGAGGGCGAGCGCCGCCGGACCCAGGTTTTTGAGGGCGTGGTGCTGGCCCGCTCGGGCTCGGGGCTGACGGAGAGCGTCACGGTGCGGAAGGTGAGCCAGGGCGTGGGGGTGGAGCGGGTCTTCCCGCTGCACTCTCCCAGCATCGAGCGGATCGACGTGGTCCGCCACGGCCAAGTGCGCCGCGCCAAGCTCTACTACCTGCGCGAGCTCCGGGGCAAGGCGGCCCGCTTGAAGGAACGCCGCTAG
- a CDS encoding YlqF/YawG family GTPase — MEIRWQPGHLVRARRELKPLLSQARWVVEVGDARAPRASRDRLLSEQVPAARRIVVLTHADLADPQATRAWLRALRAAGEEAYAVRAHRPSGLQPLQRRLAPPRARPPAGLRGVRLGTAVTLQRAVVVGLPNVGKSTLINALARRSRARSEARPGTTRGPQWIQASEGLELLDTPGVLAPMGVRGERAYLLAALGMVSDRSFPVWEVAVWLVERLGLPDPALGSAEATLEGMGRGWGLVSRSGAVNTEETALRLLQQFRRGSLGRHTLEEPPRVPAEPGR, encoded by the coding sequence GTGGAGATCCGCTGGCAGCCGGGCCACCTGGTGAGGGCCCGGCGGGAGCTGAAGCCCCTCCTGTCCCAGGCCCGCTGGGTGGTGGAGGTGGGGGACGCCCGGGCTCCCAGGGCCAGCCGCGACCGGCTTCTTTCCGAGCAGGTCCCTGCCGCTCGGCGGATCGTGGTTCTGACCCATGCGGACCTGGCCGATCCCCAGGCCACCCGGGCGTGGCTGCGGGCACTGCGGGCCGCGGGGGAAGAGGCGTACGCCGTGAGGGCCCACCGCCCGTCCGGCCTCCAGCCGCTGCAGCGGCGCCTGGCGCCGCCGCGGGCGCGCCCGCCCGCGGGCCTGCGCGGCGTGCGGCTGGGCACCGCCGTCACCCTCCAGCGGGCCGTGGTGGTGGGGTTGCCCAACGTGGGGAAGTCGACCCTCATCAACGCCCTGGCCCGTCGTAGCCGGGCCCGCTCCGAGGCGCGCCCCGGCACCACCCGGGGGCCCCAGTGGATCCAGGCCTCCGAGGGGCTGGAGCTCCTGGACACCCCGGGGGTGCTGGCGCCCATGGGGGTCCGGGGGGAGCGCGCCTACCTCCTGGCCGCCCTCGGCATGGTGTCGGACCGGAGCTTCCCCGTGTGGGAGGTGGCCGTGTGGCTGGTGGAAAGGCTGGGCCTCCCGGACCCGGCCCTGGGGAGCGCCGAAGCGACCCTCGAGGGGATGGGGCGCGGCTGGGGTCTGGTGAGCAGGAGCGGCGCGGTGAACACCGAGGAGACTGCCCTGCGGCTGCTCCAGCAGTTCCGCCGCGGCAGCCTGGGGAGGCACACCCTGGAGGAGCCGCCGCGGGTCCCCGCGGAGCCCGGCCGGTAG
- a CDS encoding YraN family protein: MPGDRRSLGAWGERLAQVYLEGLGYRILERNLRSRLGELDLVALDGQTLAFVEVRTRRSSRLGGPEESVDGAKRARLARLAAAYLQRFPSHRGRPVRIDVVTVRIRPDGAELGHLRNVTG; encoded by the coding sequence GTGCCCGGCGACCGCCGCAGCCTGGGCGCGTGGGGCGAGCGGCTGGCCCAGGTCTACCTGGAAGGCCTGGGCTACCGGATCTTGGAGCGCAACCTCCGAAGTCGCCTGGGAGAGTTGGACCTGGTGGCCCTGGACGGGCAGACGCTCGCCTTCGTGGAGGTGCGCACCCGCCGTTCCAGCCGGCTCGGGGGCCCCGAGGAGTCCGTGGACGGCGCCAAGCGGGCCCGCCTCGCCCGCCTGGCCGCGGCGTACCTGCAGCGGTTTCCGTCCCACCGGGGGCGACCCGTCCGGATCGACGTGGTGACGGTCCGAATCCGGCCCGACGGTGCAGAGCTCGGCCACCTGCGGAACGTCACCGGATGA
- a CDS encoding branched-chain amino acid ABC transporter substrate-binding protein, which yields MRLRIAASLAGLLVLTLLAVPVLAQEPLRIGLQAPITGPWAYEGEMARNSVEIVRDQINARGGVLGRPIEIVLGDDQGNPRQSALVAQRMVSEGVVAVVGTYGSSINEPASTIYERAGVVNIGYGSTAVQLTQHGWQYFFRTCFRDDRQGAFFAQLVNETLQAARVAILHDNTTFARGLAEAARASLQEAGQAEIVFYDAVTPGERDFSPILSRMRARSPEVVYYTGYYPEAALIARQMRDLGIDAVFVGGNAAINDEFVEIAGREVAAGSLMTQEPLPTDLPYPQSKAFLDEYVKRHGQPPSSPWPVYAADALNVLAAAIEATGSTDGKVLAGYIHDTLQIDGVTGPISFDAAGDREGAIYLAYEVASDGSLVPYER from the coding sequence GTGCGTCTTCGGATCGCCGCAAGTCTCGCAGGCCTTCTGGTGCTGACCCTGCTGGCCGTTCCGGTCCTGGCTCAAGAGCCGCTCCGCATCGGTCTCCAGGCTCCCATCACCGGGCCGTGGGCCTACGAGGGCGAGATGGCCCGCAACTCGGTGGAGATCGTCAGGGACCAGATCAACGCCCGGGGAGGGGTGCTGGGGCGTCCCATCGAGATCGTCCTGGGTGACGACCAGGGGAACCCGCGCCAGAGCGCCCTGGTGGCCCAGCGGATGGTGAGCGAGGGGGTCGTGGCCGTGGTGGGGACCTACGGGTCCTCCATCAACGAGCCGGCCTCCACCATCTACGAGCGGGCCGGGGTGGTCAACATCGGCTACGGCTCGACCGCGGTCCAGCTCACCCAGCACGGGTGGCAGTACTTCTTCCGCACCTGCTTCCGGGACGACCGGCAGGGCGCCTTCTTCGCCCAGCTGGTGAACGAGACCCTGCAGGCGGCCCGGGTGGCCATCCTCCACGACAACACCACCTTTGCCCGGGGGTTGGCGGAGGCGGCCCGCGCTTCGCTGCAAGAGGCAGGCCAGGCGGAGATCGTCTTCTACGATGCGGTGACCCCCGGCGAGCGCGATTTCAGCCCGATCCTCAGCCGGATGCGCGCCCGGTCGCCCGAGGTCGTCTACTACACGGGCTATTATCCTGAGGCCGCGCTCATCGCGCGCCAGATGAGGGACCTGGGCATCGACGCCGTCTTCGTGGGCGGCAACGCCGCCATCAACGACGAGTTCGTGGAGATCGCCGGGCGGGAGGTGGCCGCCGGTTCGCTCATGACCCAGGAGCCGCTCCCCACCGATCTGCCTTACCCGCAGTCCAAGGCGTTCCTGGACGAGTACGTGAAGCGCCACGGCCAGCCCCCCAGCAGCCCGTGGCCCGTCTACGCGGCCGACGCCCTGAACGTGCTGGCGGCGGCCATCGAGGCGACGGGTTCCACCGACGGCAAGGTGCTGGCGGGCTACATCCACGACACGCTCCAGATCGACGGCGTCACGGGTCCCATCTCCTTCGACGCCGCGGGCGACCGGGAGGGTGCCATCTACCTGGCCTACGAGGTGGCCTCCGACGGCAGCCTGGTCCCCTACGAGCGCTGA
- a CDS encoding branched-chain amino acid ABC transporter permease: MTLFVEQLANGLTVGAVYALVALGYTMVYGVMKLINFAHGELFMLGAYLGFTVLVSTALGGALPAGAALLVIILLAMGGVALLGLTVERVAYRPLQRANRLTAVVSALGVSIFLQNSAMLLWGPRYRAYPGWAVPDVRWSVAGVHVGLMQVLILAVALVLMLGLYYVIQRTFLGAAIRATAIDHDTARLMGINVDRIIQLIFVIGPALGAAAGVLLGLYYRQIHFTMGWSYGLKAFTAAIMGGIGNIPGAMVGGLLLGTLEMLGAGYLSAAWKDAFVFAILILLLIVRPTGLLGERVAEKV, from the coding sequence GTGACCCTCTTCGTCGAGCAGCTGGCCAACGGCCTCACGGTGGGCGCCGTCTACGCCCTGGTGGCTCTGGGCTACACCATGGTCTACGGGGTCATGAAACTGATCAACTTCGCCCACGGCGAGCTCTTCATGCTGGGGGCCTACCTGGGCTTCACCGTGCTCGTCTCCACCGCGCTGGGCGGTGCCCTACCGGCCGGCGCGGCCCTGCTGGTGATCATCCTCCTGGCCATGGGAGGGGTGGCGCTGCTGGGGCTGACCGTGGAGCGCGTGGCGTACCGTCCCCTGCAGCGGGCCAACCGGCTGACCGCGGTGGTCTCGGCGCTGGGGGTTTCCATCTTCCTCCAGAACAGCGCCATGCTCCTGTGGGGGCCCCGCTACCGGGCGTATCCCGGCTGGGCCGTGCCCGACGTGCGCTGGTCCGTGGCGGGGGTGCACGTGGGGCTCATGCAGGTGCTCATCCTGGCCGTGGCGCTGGTGCTGATGCTGGGGCTCTACTACGTGATCCAGCGAACCTTCCTGGGGGCGGCTATTCGGGCCACCGCCATCGACCACGACACCGCCCGGCTCATGGGGATCAACGTGGACCGGATCATCCAGCTCATCTTCGTGATCGGGCCTGCCCTGGGGGCGGCAGCGGGGGTGCTCCTGGGCCTCTACTACCGGCAGATCCACTTCACCATGGGCTGGTCGTACGGCCTCAAGGCCTTCACTGCGGCGATCATGGGGGGCATCGGCAACATCCCCGGCGCCATGGTGGGCGGCCTCCTGCTGGGCACCCTGGAGATGCTGGGGGCCGGGTATCTCTCGGCCGCATGGAAGGACGCGTTCGTCTTCGCCATCCTCATCCTCCTCCTGATCGTCCGGCCCACGGGGCTCCTGGGCGAGCGGGTCGCGGAGAAGGTGTAG
- a CDS encoding branched-chain amino acid ABC transporter permease: MARTAPRERLAQEETVGVRPPRPSTARARGLIGPALTLGAVVLGVAAPWLVSDYWVDVAVFWGIYALLGLSLNLIVGEVGLFNMGHTAFFAIGAYATVILNQAWGLSLWLLIPVAGFLAAAAGYGLSRPIIHLRGDYLLIATIGLNEILRVALLNNPRGLTGGPNGVILLDQFRLFGYGLDRPERFYYLVWGAVGLVVWGLLRLQRSRIGRAWNCVREDEVAAEAMGIDVRQAKLLAFVLGAGLAGAAGTLFAAKMVVVSPDSFTFMEAVILFAIVILGGMGSIPGVLVGSAAMMVLPELLRNFAQYRMLFFGAAMVVMMIFRPQGLWPSRRWKAQLAGEREP, translated from the coding sequence ATGGCTAGGACCGCGCCGCGGGAGCGGCTGGCGCAGGAGGAGACCGTGGGGGTCCGGCCGCCCCGGCCGTCCACCGCCCGGGCGCGGGGGCTGATCGGTCCCGCGCTCACGCTGGGGGCGGTGGTGCTGGGGGTGGCCGCCCCCTGGCTCGTCAGCGACTACTGGGTGGACGTGGCCGTCTTCTGGGGCATCTATGCGCTCCTGGGGCTCAGCCTGAACCTGATCGTGGGTGAGGTGGGCCTCTTCAACATGGGCCACACCGCCTTCTTCGCCATCGGGGCCTACGCCACGGTGATCCTCAACCAGGCCTGGGGGCTCTCCCTCTGGCTCCTGATCCCGGTGGCGGGCTTCCTGGCCGCGGCGGCGGGCTACGGCCTGAGCCGGCCCATCATCCACCTGCGGGGCGACTACCTCCTCATTGCCACCATCGGCCTGAACGAGATCCTGCGGGTCGCTCTCCTCAACAACCCCCGGGGGCTCACGGGCGGGCCCAACGGGGTGATCCTGCTCGATCAGTTCCGCCTCTTCGGGTACGGGCTGGATCGGCCCGAGCGCTTCTACTACCTGGTGTGGGGCGCGGTGGGGCTGGTGGTGTGGGGGCTGCTGCGCCTGCAGCGGTCGCGCATCGGGCGGGCGTGGAACTGCGTGCGGGAGGACGAGGTGGCCGCGGAGGCGATGGGCATCGACGTGCGCCAGGCCAAGCTCCTGGCCTTCGTGCTGGGCGCGGGGCTCGCGGGCGCGGCGGGGACCCTCTTTGCGGCCAAGATGGTGGTGGTCTCCCCCGACAGCTTCACCTTCATGGAGGCCGTGATCCTCTTCGCCATCGTGATCCTGGGCGGGATGGGGTCCATTCCGGGCGTGCTGGTGGGCTCGGCGGCCATGATGGTCCTGCCAGAGCTCCTCAGGAATTTCGCCCAGTACCGGATGCTCTTCTTCGGCGCCGCCATGGTGGTCATGATGATCTTCCGGCCCCAGGGCCTCTGGCCCAGCCGGCGCTGGAAGGCGCAGCTTGCGGGGGAGCGGGAGCCATGA
- a CDS encoding ABC transporter ATP-binding protein, with the protein MSALLSVEGLAKRFGGLQAVSDFHLNVPEGTVSSLIGPNGAGKTTVFNLITGIHRPDAGSIRFLGRELARLLPHQVAELGIARTFQTVRLFPNLTCFENVLAGQHCRSRAGVWASLVRTPAQRREEARVQATARRCLEQVGLWRQRDELATSLAYGDRKRLEIARALATEPVLLILDEPAGGLNDRESEALMELILQVRASGVTVLLIEHDMHVVMGISDQVTVMENGRVIATGSPEAVRNAPEVVEAYLGHDDVEEDL; encoded by the coding sequence ATGAGCGCGCTCCTGTCCGTCGAAGGACTGGCCAAGCGGTTCGGGGGCCTGCAGGCCGTGAGCGACTTCCACCTGAACGTGCCCGAAGGGACCGTGTCGAGCCTCATCGGCCCCAACGGGGCGGGGAAGACCACGGTCTTCAACCTGATCACGGGCATCCACCGGCCCGATGCGGGGTCGATCCGCTTCCTCGGCCGGGAGCTGGCCCGGCTGTTGCCCCACCAGGTGGCCGAGCTGGGCATCGCCCGCACCTTCCAGACGGTCCGCCTCTTCCCGAACCTCACCTGCTTCGAGAACGTCCTGGCCGGCCAGCACTGCCGGAGCCGGGCCGGGGTGTGGGCCTCGCTGGTGCGCACGCCCGCGCAGCGGCGGGAGGAGGCGCGGGTCCAGGCGACGGCCCGGCGGTGCCTGGAGCAGGTGGGCCTCTGGAGGCAGCGGGACGAGCTCGCAACGAGCCTGGCCTACGGCGACCGGAAGCGGTTGGAGATCGCCCGGGCGCTGGCGACGGAGCCGGTGCTCCTGATCCTGGACGAGCCGGCCGGCGGCCTCAACGATAGGGAGAGCGAGGCGCTGATGGAGCTGATCCTGCAGGTGCGGGCGTCGGGCGTCACGGTCCTCCTCATCGAGCACGACATGCACGTGGTGATGGGCATCTCCGATCAGGTCACGGTCATGGAGAACGGCCGGGTGATCGCGACGGGCAGCCCTGAGGCGGTGCGGAACGCCCCGGAGGTGGTCGAGGCGTACCTGGGCCACGACGACGTGGAGGAGGACCTGTGA
- a CDS encoding ABC transporter ATP-binding protein yields MTLLEVEGLRVTYGGVEAVRDLSLSVETGEVVALLGANGAGKSTTLRALSGLVRPAAGRIRLEGRDLARVPAHEIVELGVAHVPEGRRVFGTLSVEENLNLGAYTRRRLRGAVEEARARVYRLFPRLEERRHQLAGTLSGGEQQMLAIGRGLMARPRLLLLDEPSLGLAPKLVREIFRTVREINRQGVTVLLVEQNARMALRLAHRGYVLETGRLALGGPAAELRQDPRMREAYLGGRA; encoded by the coding sequence ATGACGCTCCTGGAGGTGGAGGGCCTACGGGTGACCTACGGGGGCGTGGAGGCGGTGCGGGACCTGAGCCTCTCGGTGGAGACGGGGGAGGTGGTGGCCCTCCTGGGCGCGAACGGGGCCGGGAAGAGTACCACGCTGCGGGCGCTCTCGGGGCTGGTGCGCCCGGCGGCGGGCCGCATCCGCCTGGAGGGGCGGGACCTGGCCCGGGTGCCCGCCCACGAGATCGTGGAGCTGGGAGTGGCCCACGTCCCCGAGGGACGGAGGGTCTTCGGCACCCTCTCCGTGGAGGAGAACCTGAACCTGGGGGCGTACACCCGGCGCCGGCTGCGGGGCGCGGTGGAGGAGGCCCGCGCGCGGGTGTACCGGCTCTTCCCCCGGCTGGAGGAGCGGCGGCACCAGCTGGCCGGGACCCTCTCGGGCGGGGAGCAGCAGATGCTGGCCATCGGCCGGGGGCTCATGGCCCGTCCGCGCCTCCTGCTGCTGGACGAGCCCTCGCTGGGCCTGGCGCCCAAGCTGGTGCGGGAGATCTTCCGCACGGTGCGCGAGATCAACCGCCAGGGGGTCACGGTGCTCTTGGTGGAGCAAAACGCCCGGATGGCCCTCCGCCTGGCCCACCGGGGCTACGTCCTCGAAACGGGCCGCCTGGCCCTGGGCGGGCCCGCAGCGGAGCTGCGGCAGGACCCCCGCATGCGCGAGGCGTACCTGGGCGGGAGGGCGTAG